The following proteins come from a genomic window of Miscanthus floridulus cultivar M001 chromosome 2, ASM1932011v1, whole genome shotgun sequence:
- the LOC136540069 gene encoding uncharacterized protein produces the protein MAGCDGAKSSASMEEEACAEKKYGGIAPKKPLISKDHERAYFDSADWVLGKQAANSSTRAAVESLKPKLKRTPHHQLPPRKPTCASI, from the exons ATGGCAGGCTGTGATGGAGCCAAGTCATCGGCGTCCATGGAGGAAGAG GCATGCGCGGAGAAGAAGTACGGAGGAATTGCACCCAAGAAGCCTTTGATATCCAAG GACCACGAGCGCGCCTACTTCGATTCTGCAGATTGGGTGCTGGGCAAG CAAGCTGCAAACAGCAGTACAAGGGCCGCTGTCGAGTCTCTCAAGCCCAAGCTGAAG AGAACGCCTCACCACCAGCTGCCCCCTCGTAAGCCCACCTGCGCTTCCATTTGA